One part of the Rutidosis leptorrhynchoides isolate AG116_Rl617_1_P2 chromosome 1, CSIRO_AGI_Rlap_v1, whole genome shotgun sequence genome encodes these proteins:
- the LOC139900435 gene encoding GDSL esterase/lipase At5g45960-like, with amino-acid sequence MSTTISFHLVMLVIINILYMQYCYCYANNNKKSKISSLFAFGDSTVDPGNNNYIPTIMRGNFPPYGKDFDNHVATGRFTNGRLVTDLVAEYAGLKKNVPPYLKPNITIQDLMTGVSFASSGGGFDPFTPLMTGAIPQSQQLEMFKEYKSKLEAKIGKKRTKTLVRNAGFLISAGTNDIAFNYYGPILVQRTNYPNVLDYQHFIGQNVNKFLQGLLNEGASTIGIAGLPPIGCLPAMITLYSTNPNSNRRCINYLNSISIKYNHMLQKNIKGLQRPGVKIVYFDIFNPIMDMVNQKAKYGFNEVNRGCCGDGYIGAALMCANAPVCNDTSKYIFWDSVHPSEKAYRLVFDSLLPSIETIIS; translated from the exons ATGAGTACTACAATCTCTTTTCATTTGGTGATGCTTGTCATCATCAATATTCTATATAtgcaatattgttattgttatgctaataataataaaaagagcaAAATCTCATCCCTTTTCGCCTTCGGTGACTCGACAGTTGACCCTGGAAACAACAACTACATCCCCACCATCATGCGAGGGAACTTCCCACCTTACGGCAAAGATTTCGACAACCATGTCGCCACCGGAAGGTTCACCAATGGCCGCCTTGTAACCGATTTagttg CTGAATATGCGGGGTTGAAAAAGAACGTGCCACCGTACCTCAAACCGAATATAACCATTCAAGACCTCATGACTGGAGTTAGCTTTGCGTCTTCTGGTGGCGGTTTCGATCCATTTACCCCTCTAATGACT GGTGCAATTCCGCAATCGCAACAATTGGAGATGTTCAAAGAGTACAAATCAAAACTCGAGGCGAAAATAGGCAAGAAAAGGACTAAAACATTAGTTAGGAATGCAGGGTTCCTCATTAGTGCTGGCACTAACGATATCGCGTTCAACTACTACGGACCTATCCTTGTTCAACGCACGAACTATCCTAATGTTTTGGACTATCAACATTTCATTGGGCAGAACGTTAACAAATTCTTACAG GGCTTATTAAATGAGGGTGCAAGCACAATAGGAATTGCGGGTTTACCACCGATTGGATGCCTACCAGCGATGATTACTCTCTACTCGACGAACCCTAACTCTAACCGCAGATGTATTAACTATTTGAATTCCATTTCCATTAAGTACAATCACATGCTACAAAAGAATATTAAAGGACTTCAAAGACCAGGGGTAAAGATCGTGTATTTTGATATATTCAATCCTATCATGGATATGGTTAATCAAAAGGCCAAGTATG GTTTTAATGAGGTTAATCGGGGATGTTGTGGAGATGGGTATATTGGCGCTGCCTTGATGTGTGCTAACGCTCCAGTGTGTAATGATACATCAAAGTACATTTTCTGGGATTCAGTTCATCCATCAGAAAAGGCGTACCGACTTGTCTTCGATTCCCTCTTGCCTAGTATTGAAACGATCATTTCATGA